One Fragaria vesca subsp. vesca unplaced genomic scaffold, FraVesHawaii_1.0 scf0513139, whole genome shotgun sequence DNA window includes the following coding sequences:
- the LOC101299152 gene encoding protein disulfide isomerase-like 5-2-like isoform 1, which produces MRTGGFTVWFWALTSAVAVFGAVVSSSTTWVADGRVLELDDSNFESAISALDLVLVDFHAPWCGHCKRLAPQLDAAAPMLASLKNPIVIAKVNADKYRSLGDKYGVDGFPTLKLFIHGVPQEYKGPRKADLLVRYLKKFAAPDVTVLDSDSAIADFVEAAGTFFPVYIGFGLDESMISKLALKYKKKAWFSVAKDFSEDAMLLYDFDKAPALLSLHPSYNERHVFYGPFEEEFLEDFIKQSLLPLAIPINYDTLKSLEDDERKIVLTIVEDEDEEKSKNLIKILKSAASANRDLVFGYVGIKQWEDFADTFGANKKTKLPKMVVWDRTEEYVTVNGSESIGEEDQASQVSQFLEGYKEGRTIKERVGGSVSVTSFISSFLGLGTVYVLVFVVVTIILVRKATEEEPLRVGRGDEVDHATSSTAEAESREHKAGEKED; this is translated from the exons ATGCGCACGGGCGGCTTCACGGTGTGGTTCTGGGCGCTGACGTCAGCAGTTGCTGTATTTGGGGCGGTAGTTTCGTCGTCGACGACTTGGGTGGCTGACGGGAGGGTGCTGGAGCTGGACGACTCCAATTTCGAATCGGCGATTTCAGCGCTGGACTTGGTCTTGGTCGACTTCCACGCCCCATGGTGCGGCCACTGCAAGCGTCTCGCTCCTCAG TTGGATGCGGCGGCGCCGATGCTTGCCTCATTGAAGAACCCAATAGTGATAGCTAAGGTGAATGCTGACAAGTATAGGTCTCTAGGTGACAAATACGGAGTCGA TGGATTTCCGACACTGAAGCTGTTCATACATGGTGTGCCCCAAGAGTACAAAGGCCCCAGGAAAGCCGATTTGCTTGTTCGTTATTTGAAGAAATTTGCTGCTCCGGATGTTACTGTGCTTGATTCGGACTCGGCTATTGCTGATTTTGTTGAGGCAGCAGGCACATTCTTCCCTGTATATATTGGCTTTGGGTTGGATGAGTCCATGATATCTAAGTTAGCATTGAAGTACAAAAAGAAGGCCTGGTTTTCAGTTGCAAAGGATTTCTCTGAGGATGCAATGCTGTTGTATGATTTTGACAAGGCTCCTGCTTTGCTATCCCTCCATCCAAGTTACAATGAGCGGCACGTTTTTTATGGACCCTTTGAAG aggaatttttggaggatttCATAAAACAAAGTTTGTTACCTTTGGCCATTCCCATCAACTATGACACGTTAAAATCATTGGAGGATGATGAAAGGAAAATTGTGTTGACAATTgttgaggatgaggatgaagagAAGTCAAAGAACTTGATTAAGATTTTGAAATCTGCGGCATCTGCTAATCGAGACCTTGTATTTGGTTATGTCGGGATCAAACAATGGGAAGATTTTGCAGATACATTTGGAGCGAACAAGAAgacaaaattaccaaaaatggTTGTTTGGGATCGAACGGAGGAGTACGTCACA GTTAATGGCTCAGAAAGCATTGGTGAGGAAGATCAGGCATCTCAAGTCTCGCAGTTTCTTGAAGGATACAAGGAAGGAAGAACAATTAAAGAAAGAGTTGGTGGCAGTGTGTCGGTTACTTCCTTTATATCTTCATTTCTTGGGCTTGGAACTGTGTATGTACTAGTTTTTGTGGTAGTGACAATAATTCTTGTTAGAAAAGCCACTGAGGAAGAACCTCTCAGGGTTGGTAGGGGAGATGAAGTTGATCATGCTACAAGTTCTACCGCTGAGGCTGAAAGCAGAGAGCATAAAGCTGGAGAAAAGGAAGATTAG
- the LOC101299152 gene encoding protein disulfide isomerase-like 5-2-like isoform 2 → MRTGGFTVWFWALTSAVAVFGAVVSSSTTWVADGRVLELDDSNFESAISALDLVLVDFHAPWCGHCKRLAPQLDAAAPMLASLKNPIVIAKVNADKYRSLGDKYGVDGFPTLKLFIHGVPQEYKGPRKADLLVRYLKKFAAPDVTVLDSDSAIADFVEAAGTFFPVYIGFGLDESMISKLALKYKKKAWFSVAKDFSEDAMLLYDFDKAPALLSLHPSYNERHVFYGPFEEEFLEDFIKQSLLPLAIPINYDTLKSLEDDERKIVLTIVEDEDEEKSKNLIKILKSAASANRDLVFGYVGIKQWEDFADTFGANKKTKLPKMVVWDRTEEYVTVNGSESIGEEDQASQVSQFLEGYKEGRTIKERVGGSVSVTSFISSFLGLGTVVGRGDEVDHATSSTAEAESREHKAGEKED, encoded by the exons ATGCGCACGGGCGGCTTCACGGTGTGGTTCTGGGCGCTGACGTCAGCAGTTGCTGTATTTGGGGCGGTAGTTTCGTCGTCGACGACTTGGGTGGCTGACGGGAGGGTGCTGGAGCTGGACGACTCCAATTTCGAATCGGCGATTTCAGCGCTGGACTTGGTCTTGGTCGACTTCCACGCCCCATGGTGCGGCCACTGCAAGCGTCTCGCTCCTCAG TTGGATGCGGCGGCGCCGATGCTTGCCTCATTGAAGAACCCAATAGTGATAGCTAAGGTGAATGCTGACAAGTATAGGTCTCTAGGTGACAAATACGGAGTCGA TGGATTTCCGACACTGAAGCTGTTCATACATGGTGTGCCCCAAGAGTACAAAGGCCCCAGGAAAGCCGATTTGCTTGTTCGTTATTTGAAGAAATTTGCTGCTCCGGATGTTACTGTGCTTGATTCGGACTCGGCTATTGCTGATTTTGTTGAGGCAGCAGGCACATTCTTCCCTGTATATATTGGCTTTGGGTTGGATGAGTCCATGATATCTAAGTTAGCATTGAAGTACAAAAAGAAGGCCTGGTTTTCAGTTGCAAAGGATTTCTCTGAGGATGCAATGCTGTTGTATGATTTTGACAAGGCTCCTGCTTTGCTATCCCTCCATCCAAGTTACAATGAGCGGCACGTTTTTTATGGACCCTTTGAAG aggaatttttggaggatttCATAAAACAAAGTTTGTTACCTTTGGCCATTCCCATCAACTATGACACGTTAAAATCATTGGAGGATGATGAAAGGAAAATTGTGTTGACAATTgttgaggatgaggatgaagagAAGTCAAAGAACTTGATTAAGATTTTGAAATCTGCGGCATCTGCTAATCGAGACCTTGTATTTGGTTATGTCGGGATCAAACAATGGGAAGATTTTGCAGATACATTTGGAGCGAACAAGAAgacaaaattaccaaaaatggTTGTTTGGGATCGAACGGAGGAGTACGTCACA GTTAATGGCTCAGAAAGCATTGGTGAGGAAGATCAGGCATCTCAAGTCTCGCAGTTTCTTGAAGGATACAAGGAAGGAAGAACAATTAAAGAAAGAGTTGGTGGCAGTGTGTCGGTTACTTCCTTTATATCTTCATTTCTTGGGCTTGGAACTGT GGTTGGTAGGGGAGATGAAGTTGATCATGCTACAAGTTCTACCGCTGAGGCTGAAAGCAGAGAGCATAAAGCTGGAGAAAAGGAAGATTAG